From the genome of Hathewaya histolytica, one region includes:
- a CDS encoding histidine phosphatase family protein, with the protein MNKIYFVRHAKPDYSIHDDLIRPLTDQGIKDSKELLNFFKDKEITKIYSSPYKRAIDTIKEVAKIYELEIEIVDGFKERKISNCWIEDFSNYSRKQWSDFSYKLEGGESLKEVQDRNIKVLNEILENNDSQNIVIGTHGTALSTIIKFYDNTFNYDKFNEIKDVMPLIICMTFEGRSIKSITRQINK; encoded by the coding sequence ATGAATAAAATATACTTTGTAAGACATGCTAAACCAGATTACTCTATACATGATGATTTAATTAGACCATTAACCGATCAAGGTATAAAAGATAGTAAAGAACTTCTTAATTTCTTTAAGGATAAAGAAATAACTAAAATATATTCAAGCCCTTATAAAAGAGCAATAGATACTATAAAGGAAGTTGCAAAGATATATGAGCTTGAAATTGAAATTGTTGATGGTTTTAAAGAGAGAAAGATAAGTAATTGTTGGATTGAGGATTTTTCTAATTATTCACGAAAGCAATGGAGTGATTTTTCCTATAAATTAGAAGGTGGAGAATCATTAAAAGAGGTTCAAGATAGAAATATAAAAGTTCTTAATGAAATATTAGAAAACAATGATAGTCAAAATATTGTTATAGGAACTCATGGTACTGCATTAAGTACAATTATTAAATTTTATGATAATACCTTTAATTATGATAAATTTAATGAAATTAAAGATGTTATGCCTTTGATAATATGTATGACCTTTGAAGGTAGAAGTATTAAAAGTATAACTAGGCAAATCAATAAGTAA
- a CDS encoding DUF3784 domain-containing protein, with product MRADLIGIFMCAFLAGGLLTFLGGVIKHFNAGNMINLFDDKKHDKDKVSRVVGRNFLFTGLSTILIAVISIFINEVYYNYVMMMQLVLIIVGLMATFYQFNKYCKK from the coding sequence ATGAGAGCTGATCTGATTGGGATTTTCATGTGTGCTTTTTTAGCAGGAGGACTATTAACTTTTTTGGGAGGCGTAATAAAACACTTTAATGCTGGTAATATGATTAACTTATTTGATGATAAAAAACATGATAAAGATAAAGTATCTAGAGTTGTTGGTAGAAACTTTCTGTTTACAGGATTAAGTACAATACTCATTGCTGTGATTAGTATATTTATTAATGAAGTCTATTATAATTATGTAATGATGATGCAGTTGGTTCTAATTATAGTTGGATTAATGGCAACCTTTTATCAGTTTAATAAATATTGTAAAAAATAA
- a CDS encoding aspartyl-phosphate phosphatase Spo0E family protein — protein MSKEELLLKKIEELRSLMNQLISEKADLIDPDVVLLSQKLDILLNEYNEFLRECD, from the coding sequence ATGTCAAAGGAAGAGTTGTTATTAAAGAAAATAGAAGAACTTAGAAGTTTGATGAATCAGCTAATAAGTGAAAAAGCTGATCTTATCGATCCTGATGTTGTACTATTAAGTCAGAAACTAGACATTTTGCTTAATGAGTATAACGAGTTTTTAAGAGAATGTGATTAA
- a CDS encoding YmaF family protein produces the protein MCEDERNERQRHVHEFLGSTKLAEECDERHNHRFAGVTGQAFRCGRSHAHRIRVRTDFFDHFHEICITTGPAIETCDGKHIHCVTGVTTCNDEHRHEFIATTLIESPLV, from the coding sequence ATGTGTGAAGATGAACGTAATGAGAGACAAAGACACGTTCATGAATTTTTAGGTAGCACTAAATTAGCTGAAGAGTGCGATGAACGTCATAATCATAGATTTGCTGGGGTTACTGGTCAAGCTTTTCGCTGTGGACGTTCACATGCCCATAGAATTCGTGTAAGAACAGATTTCTTTGACCACTTCCATGAAATCTGTATTACTACCGGTCCTGCTATTGAGACCTGTGATGGAAAGCATATTCACTGTGTAACAGGGGTTACAACTTGTAATGATGAGCACAGACACGAATTTATAGCTACAACTTTAATTGAAAGTCCATTAGTTTAA
- a CDS encoding peptidoglycan-binding domain-containing protein, protein MKYVRNIGKSKGKVSSYNGYMAGDIVRRLQHELNIQFGRGIVEDGLVGPLTLNALILVKKGARGNITKIIQELLMNKGYSVGPYGADGIFGNATFNGILKFQRDNGLSQDGIVGNNTWRALLKI, encoded by the coding sequence ATGAAGTATGTTAGAAATATTGGAAAATCTAAAGGAAAAGTGAGTTCTTATAATGGATATATGGCAGGAGATATAGTGCGTAGGCTGCAACATGAGCTTAATATTCAGTTTGGAAGAGGGATTGTAGAAGATGGTTTAGTAGGACCTCTAACTCTTAATGCATTAATTTTAGTTAAAAAAGGTGCAAGAGGTAATATAACAAAAATAATTCAAGAACTTTTAATGAACAAAGGTTACTCTGTAGGTCCTTATGGTGCAGATGGAATTTTTGGTAATGCAACTTTTAATGGAATTTTAAAGTTTCAACGTGATAATGGCCTTTCTCAAGATGGTATAGTTGGAAATAACACTTGGAGAGCTTTATTAAAAATTTAG
- a CDS encoding YaiI/YqxD family protein, with product MKILIDADACPSRHIIEKVARENNLKLIFYCSLNSIVSCDYGEVVCVDSGFQAVDMKIANELESFDIVVSQDYGVAAIVLSKNAYAINPKGYIYTSENIDSMLMQKHISHKIRRGGGKVSNAKKRKIEDDDRLLKNLYKLISYDINKNNK from the coding sequence ATGAAAATATTAATAGATGCAGATGCTTGTCCTTCAAGGCATATTATAGAGAAAGTAGCAAGGGAGAATAATCTAAAACTTATATTTTATTGTAGTTTAAATAGCATAGTATCCTGTGATTATGGTGAAGTTGTGTGTGTGGATAGCGGTTTTCAGGCTGTAGATATGAAGATTGCAAATGAACTAGAGTCTTTTGATATAGTAGTTAGCCAGGACTATGGAGTTGCAGCTATAGTTCTTTCAAAAAATGCTTATGCAATAAATCCAAAAGGTTACATATATACATCAGAAAATATAGATTCTATGCTTATGCAAAAGCATATTTCCCATAAAATAAGGAGAGGAGGGGGAAAGGTCTCTAATGCTAAAAAACGTAAAATTGAAGATGATGATAGGTTATTAAAGAATCTTTATAAGTTAATAAGTTATGATATTAATAAAAATAATAAATAA
- a CDS encoding triple tyrosine motif-containing protein — MNELIITFKENYYLENGEKSIGIFVNSSEKEDLLYKFLVGHNGMWKIIKDFTEEKFTLWDEKEEGNYIIMIQAKRRESSKPFDYVARMEYIIKHQEIDEDDNKGLNKTLEYFNNFIDNKKNKEVKLNNIESNDIKEEELNLEGDENVQSLVIEESGNEIESLANMEVAADTNFSEGNTELIKHVLVYPKDKHFMDEEIVFNILTENIENVLVKYKIYIDENLVEEIEYCQDKNFSFFPRCIGTYRFEFYAKHMNSNKKFDEVREHVIDVQYSRPIESVEIKCDKNYIRCNEDATFTATSVGGKNVLYEFYILMENRWELAQRYSKKSYYTMMPFKKGEYIILVLAKSFHKNVEYENYGLYKFNSKPGKELVVQSYAFV, encoded by the coding sequence ATGAACGAATTGATTATTACTTTTAAAGAAAACTATTACTTAGAAAATGGTGAAAAATCTATTGGCATCTTTGTTAATTCTTCAGAAAAAGAAGATTTATTATATAAATTTTTAGTTGGTCATAATGGTATGTGGAAAATTATAAAGGATTTCACTGAAGAGAAATTTACCTTATGGGATGAGAAAGAAGAAGGCAATTATATCATTATGATTCAGGCTAAAAGGAGGGAAAGTAGCAAACCCTTTGATTATGTAGCCCGTATGGAATATATAATAAAACATCAGGAAATTGATGAAGATGATAATAAAGGACTAAATAAAACCTTAGAGTATTTCAATAATTTTATAGATAATAAAAAAAATAAAGAAGTGAAATTAAACAATATAGAGTCTAATGATATAAAAGAGGAAGAATTGAACCTAGAAGGTGATGAAAATGTTCAAAGTCTAGTTATAGAAGAGAGTGGTAATGAAATAGAAAGTTTAGCTAATATGGAAGTTGCGGCTGATACGAATTTCTCAGAAGGTAACACAGAATTAATTAAACATGTATTAGTCTATCCTAAAGATAAACATTTTATGGATGAAGAAATAGTTTTCAACATTTTAACAGAGAATATTGAAAACGTACTAGTTAAATATAAGATATATATAGATGAAAACTTGGTGGAAGAAATTGAATATTGTCAGGATAAAAATTTCTCTTTTTTTCCAAGATGCATAGGAACTTATAGGTTTGAATTTTATGCAAAACATATGAATAGTAATAAAAAGTTTGATGAGGTTAGGGAACACGTAATTGATGTACAGTATTCTAGGCCTATAGAATCAGTAGAAATAAAATGTGATAAAAATTATATTCGTTGTAATGAGGATGCTACATTTACAGCTACATCTGTTGGAGGAAAGAATGTACTATATGAATTTTATATACTAATGGAAAATAGATGGGAGCTTGCACAAAGGTATAGTAAAAAAAGTTATTATACTATGATGCCCTTTAAAAAAGGGGAATATATAATTCTTGTTTTAGCTAAAAGTTTTCATAAAAATGTTGAGTATGAAAACTATGGTTTATATAAATTCAATTCAAAACCTGGCAAGGAACTGGTGGTACAAAGCTATGCCTTTGTATAA
- a CDS encoding pseudouridine synthase has translation MERLDKILANLGYGTRKEVKSLVKRGEVKVNDEVVKDSSIKVDPEKDKILVNEEEIMYREFIYIMMNKPQGVVSATFDNHDETVIDLIDQEYRVFEPFPVGRLDKDTVGLLFLTNDGELNHKLIAPKNHVDKVYFAQIDKEVEASDIAAFEKGITLDDGYNCMPAKLEILESSPNGSNVLVTIQEGKFHQVKRMFQSRGKEVVYLKRNSFGPLSLDENLEEGTYRELTEEEVKLLKNI, from the coding sequence ATGGAAAGATTAGATAAAATACTAGCTAACCTAGGATATGGAACTAGAAAAGAAGTTAAAAGTTTAGTTAAAAGAGGAGAAGTAAAGGTTAATGATGAGGTAGTTAAGGATAGTAGCATAAAAGTTGATCCTGAAAAGGACAAGATTTTAGTAAACGAAGAAGAAATTATGTATAGAGAATTTATATATATTATGATGAATAAGCCTCAAGGAGTAGTATCTGCTACTTTTGATAACCATGATGAGACAGTTATAGACTTAATAGATCAAGAATATAGAGTGTTTGAACCATTTCCTGTAGGTAGATTAGATAAGGATACAGTAGGATTATTATTTCTAACCAATGATGGAGAATTAAATCACAAACTAATAGCACCTAAAAATCATGTAGATAAGGTTTATTTTGCTCAAATAGATAAAGAGGTAGAAGCTAGTGATATTGCTGCATTTGAAAAGGGAATAACTTTAGATGATGGTTATAATTGTATGCCTGCAAAATTAGAAATTCTAGAATCTTCTCCTAATGGTTCTAATGTTTTAGTTACTATACAAGAGGGGAAATTCCATCAAGTAAAGAGAATGTTTCAAAGTAGGGGCAAGGAAGTTGTGTATTTAAAAAGAAACAGTTTTGGACCTCTTAGTTTGGATGAAAATTTAGAAGAAGGTACTTATAGAGAACTTACAGAAGAAGAAGTAAAACTATTAAAGAATATTTAA